From the Winogradskyella forsetii genome, the window TCAACACTTAATTTTCTAAATACCGAAGCTTCTTGCGCCAAATAACCAATACCATTCTGGGCACGTTTGTACATCGGAAACTTGGTAATATTGGTGTTATCCAAAAAGATATTTCCGCCATTGGGTTTTATAATCCCAACAATCATATAGAAAGAGGTAGTTTTACCAGCACCATTTGGACCTAATAACCCAACAATCTCACCTTGATTAACTTCTAGTGAAACATCTTTTACCACTTTTCGTCCACTGTAGGACTTCATTAAATGTTCTGCTCGTAACTTCATATCTTTTATATATCCTTCATAATAATGAAATCGCAATAATAAAACGCCCTTTCCTGCCTGTCGGCAGACAGGTTTCCTTTCTTCTTCAACATAAAAATAAACCGTAACTAAGGCTATGCTTTATTTTTCTATTTTGAATAAATAAAAAAATCATCATTTTATTTTATTCCTATTTCATCATTAAAAAGGAATAAGAACGCTAAAATTAATAAAATCATATAGATTCTATTGGCTTTGGCAGTCATTTATTAAAAGTTTAACCTTGTTGGTTGTGCTGCTCAATGGCTTCCCAATATTCATGGGCACGCCTCAAATGAGGAATCACAATGGTGCCACCAATTAAGGTTGCAATACCAAGCGCTTCACTGATTTCTTCTTTGGTCAAGCCTTCATTATAGGAGGCTTCCAAATGATATTTAACACAATCATCACAACGTAGAACGGTTGAAGCCACCAATCCTAGGAGTTCTTTGGTCTTTTTATCTAAAGCGCCAGCTTGAAACGCATTGGTATCAAGATTGAAAATACGCTTTACAATCTTGTTGTTATCTGCTAATATTTTATCATTCATTTTAGCACGATAATCGTTGAATTCCTCTACAATATCAGACATAATTTAAGACTTGACTTTAGATTTTTTATTTGCTTTTGCCGTTTTTCTGGCTTGATTTCTAACCACAACAGCAGAAATATAAATACTTACTTGGTACAACAATAATATTGGTATCGCTACAATAACCTGACTCGCAATATCAGGAGGTGTAATAACTGCGGATAATAACAACACAACAACCAAAGCATATTTTCGGTATTTTCTCAAAATTAAAGGAGTAACCAGTCCGACTTTAGTTAAGAAATAGATGACGATTGGTAACTCAAAAACACAACCTGCAGCTAAGGATGATGAGCGAACAATAGAATTATAGGAACTTAAATCAAA encodes:
- a CDS encoding carboxymuconolactone decarboxylase family protein; this encodes MSDIVEEFNDYRAKMNDKILADNNKIVKRIFNLDTNAFQAGALDKKTKELLGLVASTVLRCDDCVKYHLEASYNEGLTKEEISEALGIATLIGGTIVIPHLRRAHEYWEAIEQHNQQG